Proteins encoded by one window of Cannabis sativa cultivar Pink pepper isolate KNU-18-1 chromosome 4, ASM2916894v1, whole genome shotgun sequence:
- the LOC115715105 gene encoding uncharacterized protein LOC115715105 isoform X4, which yields MFWNNFSQRRLASLLLPWLRDQPELEVKLGMINSQAIAKNLRFNTSVFNDLIEDLSGFSFTDVTIDQLTVRFSNWSVPAISFEVHGLHVTLSAEDSENERSSVPILKQRDTFGESVKKKLSQIDPEGSYLHNILERMSAATPSRSKYKTALLNVVLKHCQLQIHNIDVQVKFPTMNASCTLCLKELNAKSQYLNFGCFFRGLFGVPFLPLKECSFVITVIEFEIVFKLVDQSNHIFSMTDLFTCIKLNSFQLVDFNLRVPELIVSFSPLDLSMCLAFGETSSKEYQCPRNGRHLWKLAASRVGHVTSFHKLVVIVGLWLRYVKAYENLLQLVGYSIDHILKGLPTKLSENKLFSRSFKQLWKVVIDAERELPAESIAQARRIARYRAAANVQSVKLKESHVDTRLRLFCMIFALLQLIWKPICKLFHFIFYFLFFRRKLAEELTEEYLEIVSDDSSMQFCFILNLGKILVNMSQPAAIKNLDSHIGMLPPSFISLSLSINGLLLLYLKDVCEQSLTVSCGQFEVKSSSLMEPLLRQCSSKDLLSGKRHWQENHNDMKSILWCDLAHKFPFSETSNTTAIDNAEGACSSSLEKFLGEMWLNWEKTCMKLDGSEMEFSEDPCLLCETKSFLTYPDLRNLDSRISKCFFTLGRLQLDLGSSSILSISVLLRQIEHALCRTKDTGISEVTSHPPRTIEDPSEIKWENMYKYFSSSLSAAVLKILPEKHIQIGVFIAGPFIKLCLENEFSSGNEVTSHEENPDEFHLAFDVNNIEVAFWPSLKPNSSSVAGSSDNNDIEPECSIPNNDAGPEYQIIYIPKSNNEKFIADWWIFLCSYLRINGLNAYLGDSAEKQKHQILCLQPLTVHFSSSREYFHSFSTNISAISASLCVTATRLTILLCMDELYALSQVVTHLNSAVSHSLGSLDFIGSMHSESIKQKCLVAKSVNEDAVGKEAPSICSSILFLVEGILKIKSVDVFVQKTRINYDVESSKKSFNALSSGTFADLDLPDYGILITIQQTSVDLSCEEERLEILTGFGEIQSLIFKYQKQREYTDLSEFRDLLLQSHNCLYEISVPNFTFSVSLFLLQNASSSRTMHSKLSGSSYKSYMDKSSFVIDSERSSSQNSNHMKKLRFASNIPAPDPSHWLFVNLALGIVYVGSFSLKKALFKAHDLNKLLSSLYVGGEVQTISWGIQGGTLFLETTALETFISCATANLYAIAKIMSNVQLAYKGIGKAQCNVDMPRVDDDYVTENVEGTLQTPLEAEGNQMQGLTVNVSRLSTIVVIKDEKGGVRELVLEFDVHLKFELTNMERKFMFDLKSSILSQVLRQSGENEFHKPKIYSETFNRTSTHFEYGDSASELQRRDLMHQLNDPSCSRNSDSPEELSAENFVPKDSNSSSQKYILKQLGAFFSVQKPVNGAICSHQSWVGRGSISDFNIIISLSEIEMILNIVSSFSGVFSKTTTSDFNKKQRSINHEDELDNIEAMIPEGSIVAIQDVHQHMYFAVEGEENKYNLVGTPHYSLVGERALFRVKYHYQRRWGSSILWFSFLSLHANNDSGEPFRLNYRQGSGFVDISGIDDSGGALWKILPCEPQNYDSDIDWDPYNQLVKRTSYLVNKKNDCAIAFVDGVPEFVRKPGSPFKFKVLLEPSAAQDVGKIDSHLLEDSRTSLQDNASKFKGTTSGHKIKLPSIKIELINKISLTIIHKLSDRSGVFPLLRASIDTTKLIVQVTSTKTRVITTLIPAIYHFDSQRNLWKEILHPVEIFLFYRSSFHPEGSEVNLCGVPVHMHCRTKELNISLSELSLDVLLFVVGKLNLAGPYLLKSSRILANGCMVKNESGITLLCHFLNERSLKIARNQSTSIFLRRYEDLENPSQEVASMSIQLAALGSFMTSSVPVSLLQSQKFAWRTSIVSSQDSKTYPGPIIVVDVSKESEDGLSITVSPLIRIHNGTRFSLELRFQRPQQNVDESASLVLKPGDTMDDSMAMFDSVHLSGGLKKALNSLSLGNFLFSFRPNINEEFMSSKDSLSVEWSHELKGGKAVRLSGIFDKLSYKVRQVFTESAKCSFSSAQCSLKSEGSHIADIHFLIQSFGRGVPVRQPSNSKEGYKSSTSPEAIQEQKEIFLLPTVNVSNLLESEIHVLLTEMDPCSCIECDNTENQAKLSPDSSLDFYVNPSMIYFTVTLTALNSSCKPVNSGDWVKKLQKQKNEARYLDIDLDFAGGKYFASLRLSRGHKGILEATVFTSYALRNDTDVPLYIFPPNRKPLARDEVENFGSDSFSEFGLLLHPKSTRSWFLKPNKVCLKLLKDNASEAHLDLDALSGLTEISLEMEESDGVKFITKLGVSVGPLHSKAVVPSQLVTIVPRYVVVNESEESICVRQCYLQYDRGDDIIVNSRQRATLQLSNVMVNKKELSFFESLLRKHSKENDDALLYVQFKLKQPDSVWSGPVCIASLGRFFLKFREQRSGQKKSPGESKTTFADVHVVEEGSKLVMHYHSPPNVNLPYRIENYLPHVSITYHQKDLLEPEVLVSGSTVDYVWDDLTLPHKLVVKINVLYLGILTWIRCGHGSLSTRSGIGGWLIIFLPKKYQKIACQVLVTLTASTWQK from the exons ATGTTCTGGAACAACTTCTCGCAACGGAGACTAGCGTCTCTGCTACTGCCATGGCTCCGAGACCAACCGGAATTGGAGGTAAAATTGGGTATGATCAATTCGCAGGCTATCGCGAAGAATCTCCGCTTCAATACTTCGGTTTTCAATGATCTCATCGAAGATTTAAGTGGATTTTCCTTTACTGATGTCACCATTGATCAGTTAACTGTTCGATTCTCGAACTGGTCCGTCCCTGCCATCTCGTTCGAAGTTCATGGCTTGCATGTCACACTTTCAGCTGA GGACTCGGAGAACGAGAGAAGTTCGGTGCCGATACTGAAGCAGAGAGATACATTCGGAGAAAGCGTAAAGAAAAAGCTTTCTCAGATTGATCCTGAG GGTAGCTATTTGCATAACATTCTTGAGAGGATGTCAGCTGCTACTCCTTCAAGAAGTAAATATAAGACAGCTCTTTTGAATGTTGTCCTCAAACATTGTCAGCTTCAGATACATAATATTGATGTGCAAGTGAAGTTCCCTACGATGAATGCTTCTTGCACCTTGTGTTTGAAGGAGCTTAATGCAAAATCTCAGTATTTGAATTTCGGATGTTTCTTCAGGGGGCTTTTTGGAGTGCCTTTTCTACCTTTGAAAGAGTGCTCTTTTGTTATAACTGTCATTGAATTTGAGATTGTGTTTAAATTGGTAGATCAGTCAAATCACATATTTTCAATGACAGATTTATTCACTTGCATCAAATTGAATAGTTTTCAACTCGTAGACTTCAATCTCCGGGTTCCAGAATTAATTGTTTCTTTTTCTCCACTTGATCTTTCCATGTGTTTAGCATTTGGTGAGACATCATCTAAAGAGTATCAGTGTCCAAGAAATGGTAGACATTTATGGAAACTAGCTGCAAGCAGAGTTGGCCATGTGACATCCTTCCATAAATTAGTTGTTATTGTTGGATTATGGTTGCGTTATGTCAAAGCTTATGAGAATCTGTTACAGCTTGTTGGATATTCAATTGATCATATCTTGAAAGGATTGCCTACAAAATTGTCTGAAAATAAATTGTTTTCAAGATCTTTCAAACAGCTTTGGAAGGTGGTTATTGATGCTGAGAGAGAGCTACCTGCTGAGTCTATTGCACAGGCACGGCGGATAGCACGTTATAGAGCAGCAGCCAATGTACAGTCTGTTAAGTTAAAGGAATCCCATGTCGATACTCGTCTCAGACTCTTTTGCATGATCTTTGCACTTCTTCAACTTATCTGGAAACCTATATGCAagttatttcattttatcttTTACTTCTTATTTTTTAGGAGGAAATTGGCAGAAGAGTTGACTGAAGAATACCTAGAAATTGTATCAGATGATTCATCTATGCAGTTTTGCTTTATTTTGAACCTTGGAAAAATTTTAGTCAACATGTCTCAACCTGCTGCTATTAAAAATTTAGATTCGCATATTGGAATGTTGCCCCCCAGTTTTATTTCACTGTCTCTGTCAATCAatggattattattattatacttgAAAGATGTATGCGAACAGTCTTTGACTGTATCTTGTGGGCAATTTGAGGTTAAATCTTCATCTTTAATGGAACCTCTTCTAAGGCAATGCAGTTCTAAAGATCTTCTCAGTGGGAAAAGACATTGGCAGGAGAATCATAATGATATGAAATCTATATTATGGTGTGACCTTGCACACAAGTTTCCCTTTTCAGAAACTAGTAATACTACTGCAATTGATAATGCTGAAGGTGCTTGCAGCTCGTCTCTGGAGAAATTTCTTGGAGAAATGTGGTTAAATTGGGAAAAAACTTGCATGAAATTAGATGGAAGTGAGATGGAGTTTTCTGAAGACCCGTGCCTTCTCtgtgaaactaaaagttttttGACATATCCAGATCTAAGGAACTTGGATTCTAGGATTTCAAAATGCTTTTTCACTTTAGGAAGGTTGCAGTTAGATCTGGGGTCTTCATCAATATTATCAATTTCTGTGCTCCTAAGGCAGATAGAACATGCTCTTTGCAGGACTAAGGACACTGGGATATCAGAGGTTACTTCACATCCACCAAGAACCATTGAAGATCCTTCTGAAATCAAATGGGAGAATATGTACAAGTACTTTTCTAGTAGTTTGAGTGCGGCGGTGCTAAAAATTCTCCCAGAGAAACATATTCAAATTGGAGTGTTCATTGCTGGTCCTTTCATTAAATTGTGTCTGGAAAATGAGTTTAGCAGTGGCAATGAGGTCACAAGTCATGAGGAGAATCCAGATGAATTTCACCTTGCATTTGATGTAAACAACATTGAGGTTGCATTTTGGCCATCTTTAAAACCAAATTCATCATCAGTTGCGGGAAGCTCAGATAATAATGATATAGAACCAGAGTGCAGTATACCAAACAATGATGCAGGGCCAGAATACCAGATAATTTATATTCCTAAatcaaataatgaaaaatttataGCTGACTGGTGGATTTTTCTTTGTTCTTACTTACGAATCAATGGTTTGAATGCTTATTTGGGGGACAGTGCAGAGAAACAAAAACATCAAATTTTGTGTCTGCAGCCATTGACTGTCCACTTTTCGTCGTCAAG GGAATACTTTCACTCGTTTAGCACAAACATTAGTGCTATTTCAGCCTCTTTGTGCGTTACAGCTACAAGATTGACTATTTTGTTATGTATGGATGAGCTATATGCTCTTTCTCAG GTAGTTACTCATTTAAATTCTGCAGTTTCACATTCACTCGGCAGCTTAGATTTCATTGGTTCTATGCATTCAGAAAGTATTAAGCAAAAATGTTTAGTTGCCAAATCTGTAAATGAGGACGCAGTTGGTAAAGAAGCACCTTCAATCTGTAGCAGCATTTTGTTTTTGGTTGAGGGGATCCTCAAGATTAAGTCTGTGGATGTATTTGTTCAAAAGACCAGGATAAATTATGATGTGGAAAGTTCTAAGAAAAGCTTTAATGCCTTAAGTAGTGGTACTTTTGCTGATCTTGATCTGCCTGATTACGGAATTTTAATAACTATTCAGCAAACAAGTGTTGATTTATCTTGTGAAGAAGAGAGATTGGAAATTTTAACTGGTTTTGGGGAAATTCAATCTCTGATATTCAAATATCAGAAACAGAGAGAATATACTGATCTATCTGAATTTAGAGATCTATTGCTGCAATCTCATAATTGCTTATATGAAATATCAGTGCCaaattttacattttctgtGTCATTGTTTCTCTTGCAAAATGCCTCATCTTCTAGGACTATGCACAGCAAACTATCAGGCTCTAGTTATAAATCATATATGGATAAGTCATCATTCGTTATTGATTCAGAAAGGTCAAGCAGTCAAAATTCAAACCACATGAAGAAGTTAAGATTTGCATCAAATATTCCAGCACCGGATCCAAGTCACTGGTTATTTGTAAATCTGGCACTCGGTATTGTTTATGTGGGAAGTTTCTCACTGAAAAAAGCTTTGTTTAAAGCACACGATTTGAATAAGCTTTTGTCATCACTTTATGTTGGGGGTGAAGTTCAGACAATATCTTGGGGGATTCAG GGTGGTACTCTGTTCCTTGAAACAACTGCTTTGGAGACATTCATTAGTTGTGCTACCGCAAATCTTTATGCTATTGCAAAAATAATGTCTAATGTTCAGTTAGCATATAAAGGGATTGGAAAAGCACAATGCAATGTGGATATGCCCAGAGTGGATGATGACTATGTTACTGAGAATGTCGAAGGGACTCTTCAAACACCTTTAGaagctgaagggaaccaaatgCAAGGGTTAACTGTAAATGTCTCTCGACTTTCTACTATTGTTGTAATCAAAGATGAGAAAG GTGGTGTTCGAGAACTTGTTCTTGAATTTGATGTCCATCTAAAATTTGAATTGACAAATATGGAAAGAAAATTCATGTTTGACCTTAAGTCATCAATCCTTTCTCAAGTCCTCCGGCAAAGTGGTGAAAATGAATTTCATAAACCTAAAATTTATTCGGAGACTTTCAATAGAACGTCTACTCACTTTGAATATGGAGATTCTGCTTCAGAACTTCAGCGTAGGGATTTGATGCATCAACTTAATGATCCGAGTTGCTCAAGAAATTCTGATTCACCAGAGGAACTTTCTGCTGAGAATTTTGTACCCAAGGACTCCAATTCAAGTTCTCAGAAATATATCTTGAAACAATTAGGTGCTTTCTTTTCGGTTCAAAAGCCTGTGAATGGTGCTATTTGCTCACATCAGTCATGGGTAGGCCGTGGTTCTATTTCAGATTTTAATATCATCATCTCTCTGTCAGAAATAGAG ATGATTTTAAATATTGTTTCATCCTTCTCTGGAGTATTCAGCAAGACTACCACCAGTGACTTCAATAAAAAGCAAAGGTCCATTAACCACGAGGACGAATTGGACAATATAGAAGCAATGATTCCTGaag GATCAATTGTTGCTATTCAAGATGTCCACCAACATATGTACTTTGCAGTTGAGGGTGAAGAGAATAAGTATAACTTAGTTGGCACACCTCATTATTCTTTAGTTGGAGAAAGAGCTCTTTTCAGG gTCAAGTACCACTATCAAAGGAGATGGGGATCATCAATTTTGTGGTTCTCCTTTCTATCACTACATGCAAACAATGATTCAGGAGAACCATTCCGATTGAACTATCGTCAAGGGTCAGGTTTTGTTGATATCTCTGGCATCGATGATAGTGGGGGTGCACTTTGGAAAATACTTCCTTGTGAGCCTCAAAATTATGATAGTGATATTGATTGGGACCCTTACAATCAGTTGGTTAAAAGGACTTCTTACTTAGTGAACAAGAAGAATGATTGTGCCATAGCATTTGTTGATGGTGTTCCAGAGTTCGTTAGGAAGCCTGGAAGTCCTTTTAAGTTCAAAGTGCTCCTGGAACCTTCTGCAGCTCAAGATGTAGGAAAGATTGATAGCCATCTTCTGGAGGATTCTAGAACTAGTCTTCAAGATAATGCATCTAAGTTCAAAGGGACAACTTCCGGTCATAAAATAAAGCTTCCTTCCATTAAAATAGAATTGATTAACAAAATATCTTTAACCATCATCCATAAACTTTCTGATAGAAGTGGTGTGTTTCCTCTCCTACGTGCTTCCATTGACACTACCAAGCTTATTGTACAAGTTACATCTACCAAGACCAGGGTTATAACCACACTAATCCCAGCAATATATCACTTTGACTCCCAAAGAAACTTATG GAAAGAAATTCTCCATCCAGTTGAAATATTCCTATTCTACCGTTCTAGCTTCCACCCCGAGGGTTCAGAAGTTAATTTGTGTGGGGTACCTGTTCATATGCATTGCAGAACAAAGGAG TTGAACATATCCCTTTCCGAACTTTCATTGGATGTACTCCTTTTTGTGGTTGGGAAGTTAAATTTAGCTGGTCCTTATTTGTTGAAAAGCTCCAGGATTCTGGCCAACGGTTGCATG GTAAAGAACGAATCAGGCATAACCCTTCTTTGTCACTTTCTCAATGAGCGGAGTTTGAAAATAGCCAGAAATCAATCCACTTCCATATTTTTAAG AAGGTATGAAGACTTGGAGAATCCATCCCAAGAGGTAGCATCTATGTCAATTCAACTTGCTGCTTTAGGATCTTTCATGACTTCCTCAGTTCCAGTCTCTCTTTTGCAAAGTCAAAAGTTCGCTTGGAGAACAAGTATAGTCTCCTCTCAAG ATTCAAAAACATATCCTGGGCCAATTATTGTAGTAGATGTTTCAAAGGAATCCGAG GATGGCTTGTCTATTACTGTTTCTCCTCTAATAAGAATACACAATGGAACTAGATTCTCCCTTGAACTAAGATTTCAACGACCTCAACAAAATGTAGATGAGTCTGCTTCACTCGTTCTAAAACCAGGAGATACAATGGATGATTCAATGGCAATGTTTGATTCTGTACATTTGTCTGGTGGATTAAAGAAGGCATTGAATTCTTTAAGTCTTG GTAACTTCTTATTTTCCTTTAGACCCAACATAAATGAAGAGTTTATGAGTTCCAAGGATTCACTCTCAGTAGAATGGTCACATGAACTTAAAGGTGGAAAGGCAGTTCGTCTGTCTGGAATTTTTGATAAACTAAGCTACAAAGTTCGACAAGTGTTTACCGAATCAGCAAAGTGTTCCTTCAGCAGTGCTCAATGTAGCCTCAAATCTGAAGGTTCTCATATTGCTGATATTCATTTTCTGATACAAAGCTTTGGAAGAGGCGTGCCTGTTCGACAACCTAGTAACTCCAAAGAAGGGTATAAAAGTAGTACTTCCCCAGAAGCAATACAAGAACAGAAGGAAATTTTTCTTTTGCCGACTGTGAATGTATCAAATTTATTAGAGTCAGAGATACATGTACTTCTAACTGAAATGG ATCCATGTTCTTGCATTGAGTGTGACAACACTGAGAATCAGGCAAAACTATCACCTGATTCATCGTTGGATTTTTATGTTAATCCCTCCATGATATACTTTACTGTTACATTAACTGCGCTAAATTCTAGCTGCAAACCAGTGAACAGTGGTGATTGGGTTAAGAAGTTACAGAAGCAGAAAAACGAGGCACGCTATCTAGACATTGATCTGGATTTTGCTGGTGGAAAATATTTTGCTTCTTTGAGATTGTCTCGTGGGCACAAAGGCATATTGGAG GCCACTGTTTTCACATCATATGCTCTGAGGAATGATACAGATGTTCCCCTTTATATCTTTCCACCAAATAGGAAGCCCCTGGCTAG GGATGAAGTGGAGAATTTCGGTTCTGACTCCTTTTCAGAGTTCGGATTACTTCTACATCCAAAGTCAACCAGATCTTGGTTCTTGAA ACCTAACAAGGTTTGCCTCAAACTCTTAAAAGATAATGCATCTGAGGCACATCTAGATTTGGATGCCTTGTCAGGCCTTACAGAGATAAGCTTAGAAATGGAGGAAAGCGATGGTGTAAAATTTATTACAAAGCTTGGGGTTTCTGTGGGCCCACTTCATAGTAAAGCAGTTGTACCATCTCAATTAGTAACTATAGTCCCAAGATATGTGGTAGTAAATGAATCTGAAGAAAGTATCTGTGTTCGTCAATGCTATTTACAG TATGACAGGGGTGACGATATTATCGTTAACAGTAGACAGAGAGCAACATTACAGCTGTCGAATGTGATGGTCAATAAAAAAGAACTCAGTTTCTTTGAGAGTTTATTAAGAAAACATAGTAAAGAAAATGATGACGCATTACTTTATGTCCAATTTAAATTGAAGCAGCCTGATTCAGTTTGGTCCGGACCGGTATGCATTGCTTCTTTAGGACGCTTTTTCCTCAAATTCAGGGAGCAACGATCAGGCCAAAAGAAATCACCAGGAGAAAGTAAAACAACATTTGCTGATGTTCATGTTGTAGAAGAAGGTTCTAAACTTGTTATGCACTACCATAGTCCTCCAAATGTCAATCTTCCATATCGAATTGAGAATTACTTGCCCCATGTATCTATAACGTACCATCAAAAG GATTTATTGGAGCCAGAGGTTCTTGTATCGGGAAGTACTGTCGATTATGTATGGGATGATTTGACACTTCCACATAAAttagttgtcaaaattaatG TTCTTTACCTCGGGATATTAACTTGGATAAGGTGCGGGCATGGAAGCCTTTCCACAAGGTCAGGCATAGGGGGCTGGCTCATCATTTTCTTACCGAAGAAATATCAGAAAATAGCATGCCAAGTTCTGGTGACCTTGACAGCATCGACATGGCAAAAGTAG